A part of Planococcus sp. MB-3u-03 genomic DNA contains:
- a CDS encoding response regulator transcription factor, translated as MKRILVVEDEKLMCDLIRIHLESEFDLVFAYDGAQALQITKDQSFDLLVLDIMIPFMGGFEVCKEIRRNSTMPILMLTARSAVEDRVKGLQLGADDYLVKPFDFEELKARVYALLRRSAQVERNVADDLIIVLKDKKLVVNKQDKQVVFCGQKMELTAKEYAIIELLTGSPNKIFTREEMLDLIWDYSEIRDVRAIDSHIKNIRLKFRKLQPKLAVIKTVWGLGYQVDLKETADEA; from the coding sequence ATGAAGCGCATTCTGGTAGTGGAAGATGAGAAATTGATGTGTGACCTTATCCGTATTCATCTCGAAAGCGAGTTCGATCTGGTGTTTGCCTATGACGGCGCTCAGGCGCTGCAGATAACAAAAGACCAGTCTTTTGATTTATTGGTATTGGATATCATGATTCCTTTCATGGGCGGGTTTGAAGTGTGTAAAGAAATCAGGCGCAACTCCACCATGCCCATCCTCATGTTGACGGCACGATCTGCTGTTGAAGATCGGGTTAAAGGACTTCAGCTAGGGGCAGATGATTATTTAGTGAAGCCTTTCGATTTCGAAGAATTAAAAGCACGCGTCTATGCCTTGTTAAGAAGAAGTGCTCAGGTTGAAAGAAATGTAGCTGATGATTTAATCATTGTGTTAAAGGATAAAAAATTAGTCGTCAATAAACAGGATAAACAAGTAGTTTTCTGTGGACAGAAAATGGAGCTTACGGCGAAAGAGTACGCCATCATTGAATTGCTCACAGGATCGCCGAACAAAATCTTCACACGCGAAGAAATGCTCGATTTGATATGGGATTATTCAGAAATCCGGGATGTAAGGGCCATCGATTCGCACATCAAGAACATCCGGCTAAAATTCAGGAAGCTTCAGCCGAAACTAGCCGTCATTAAGACAGTCTGGGGCTTAGGCTATCAAGTGGACTTGAAGGAAACGGCAGATGAGGCGTAA
- a CDS encoding DUF5348 domain-containing protein — MWDESQEIYKRTRIEHDGKDYFAVGIKQPLEGLQARCR; from the coding sequence ATCTGGGATGAATCACAAGAAATATACAAACGAACACGAATTGAGCATGATGGCAAGGATTACTTTGCGGTAGGCATCAAACAACCTTTGGAAGGTCTACAAGCAAGGTGTCGATAA
- a CDS encoding MATE family efflux transporter — MAQVVYFGLIVVIGTKTFAAHTIAGNIEMFSYMPGYGLALAATTLVGHSWGAGNWREAYRYGILTAAIGVVFMSFIGLAMFIWAPWYASWFTKDPEAIEMVAIALRIDAFAQPALAIGLILTGALQGLGDTKSPMYSTAIGMWAVRIVGIYFLGIYLEMGIAGIWLAIAADIALRAVYLFFRFKSQAMQKIKLEQDRDENIFN; from the coding sequence TTGGCCCAAGTTGTTTATTTTGGCTTAATTGTAGTGATTGGGACAAAGACATTTGCTGCCCACACCATCGCAGGAAATATTGAGATGTTTTCTTATATGCCAGGGTATGGGCTGGCGCTGGCCGCGACAACTTTGGTCGGACATAGTTGGGGTGCTGGAAATTGGCGTGAAGCTTATCGCTATGGTATTTTGACAGCTGCAATCGGAGTGGTTTTTATGAGTTTTATCGGTCTTGCGATGTTCATCTGGGCTCCGTGGTATGCCTCGTGGTTTACAAAAGATCCTGAAGCGATAGAAATGGTTGCTATTGCTCTTCGCATTGATGCTTTTGCTCAGCCTGCGCTAGCTATAGGATTGATTTTAACAGGGGCGTTGCAGGGATTGGGAGATACGAAGTCGCCGATGTACAGCACAGCAATCGGCATGTGGGCAGTCCGGATAGTGGGTATTTATTTTCTCGGCATATATCTAGAAATGGGGATTGCAGGAATTTGGCTGGCGATTGCGGCGGACATTGCTTTGCGTGCGGTCTACTTATTCTTCAGGTTTAAGTCACAAGCCATGCAAAAGATAAAGCTAGAACAGGATCGTGACGAGAATATATTCAACTAA
- the asnB gene encoding asparagine synthase (glutamine-hydrolyzing) — MCNEMEMGRCSMCGFIGVIPGSPGANDETVLNAMLDPIVHRGPDNQSVYSDGQVGLGFARLSILDLRSAANQPLEAEEVVLVFNGEIYNFREIRTELMELGFEFSTTSDTEVLLKGYLHFGENIIGKLRGMFAILIWDKPSGKFIAARDPFGIKPLYYTKTSDGSFLFASEIKSFMEHPGFVKKLNKRALKPYLTFQYSVMEETFFEGVYRVQPGTYLVMEKGEETRTVAYFSREFKEQRKSYGEYIEDIQQAVAESVDAHRVSDVPVGSFLSGGIDSSYITSLLKPQKSFTVGFEDYEDMFDETKLAVDLAGQLGVEIEQRYVSAQESFDVFPQIQWHMDEPHSDPSIIPLYFLNEMASKDVTVILSGEGADELFGGYEWYQPSKKLNSYRRLPKAVQHTLAQVSNALPQSNPYRKFFQKAIQPIEERFIGHALVWSEKDALGILKTDYQAGPSVQEVVDPQYSKMNYYNETDKMQALDLELWLPRAILLKADKMSMAHSIELRVPFLDKKVFETARQLPESMRVDYGKSKVALREAALKNLPEDWAKRKKLGFPVPIRHWMREEKFYKMIHSTFQQGYVQEFFDQEKLLEYLERHYNNGENYARYIWTIYSFCIWYEQYFLDESNRQEAKNQNKHPVLQGQ, encoded by the coding sequence ATGTGTAACGAAATGGAAATGGGGAGATGTAGTATGTGTGGATTTATAGGGGTTATTCCTGGTTCTCCGGGGGCTAATGACGAAACTGTGCTGAATGCTATGTTGGACCCGATTGTCCATCGTGGGCCGGATAACCAATCAGTGTACAGTGATGGTCAAGTTGGGCTAGGATTCGCCAGATTGAGCATATTGGATTTACGAAGTGCTGCCAATCAGCCATTGGAAGCTGAAGAGGTGGTCCTTGTATTTAACGGGGAAATTTACAATTTCCGTGAAATCCGGACAGAATTGATGGAACTGGGATTTGAATTTTCAACGACTTCCGATACTGAGGTGCTGTTGAAGGGATATCTGCATTTCGGGGAGAACATTATCGGGAAATTACGCGGTATGTTCGCGATTCTAATTTGGGATAAACCGAGCGGAAAGTTCATTGCCGCAAGGGACCCATTTGGGATTAAGCCTTTATATTACACAAAAACCTCCGATGGCTCATTCTTGTTCGCTTCTGAGATCAAATCGTTCATGGAGCATCCAGGATTTGTGAAAAAGCTGAACAAACGGGCGTTAAAACCCTATTTAACTTTCCAGTACTCGGTGATGGAAGAGACATTTTTTGAAGGCGTATATCGTGTGCAGCCAGGAACTTATCTCGTGATGGAAAAAGGTGAAGAGACCCGTACGGTCGCTTATTTCTCCCGTGAATTTAAGGAACAACGTAAAAGTTACGGGGAATACATCGAAGACATCCAGCAAGCTGTCGCCGAATCTGTCGACGCGCATAGAGTAAGCGATGTTCCGGTAGGATCTTTTTTATCAGGTGGGATCGACTCGAGCTACATCACCTCTTTGCTGAAGCCACAAAAATCCTTTACCGTGGGATTTGAGGATTATGAAGATATGTTTGATGAGACCAAACTGGCTGTGGATTTAGCAGGGCAGCTGGGAGTCGAAATCGAACAGCGATATGTAAGTGCGCAGGAAAGTTTTGACGTCTTTCCCCAAATCCAATGGCATATGGACGAGCCGCATTCCGATCCGTCGATTATTCCATTGTACTTTTTGAATGAAATGGCCAGCAAAGACGTGACCGTTATTTTATCTGGTGAAGGGGCGGATGAATTATTCGGGGGATACGAATGGTATCAGCCTTCTAAAAAGCTGAATTCGTACCGGCGATTGCCGAAAGCTGTCCAACATACGCTTGCACAAGTATCGAATGCCTTGCCGCAATCAAACCCGTATCGAAAGTTTTTCCAAAAAGCCATCCAGCCGATTGAAGAGCGTTTCATTGGCCATGCGCTTGTGTGGAGTGAGAAAGATGCGCTTGGAATTTTGAAAACCGACTATCAAGCTGGCCCTTCTGTACAGGAAGTGGTGGACCCGCAGTATTCGAAAATGAATTATTACAATGAAACGGATAAAATGCAGGCGCTTGATTTGGAGTTGTGGTTGCCTCGAGCTATCCTTCTGAAAGCAGATAAGATGAGTATGGCCCATTCGATTGAGTTGCGTGTGCCGTTCTTGGACAAGAAGGTATTTGAAACGGCAAGGCAATTGCCGGAAAGCATGCGGGTCGATTATGGCAAGTCGAAAGTTGCTTTGCGGGAAGCAGCCCTGAAAAATCTTCCGGAAGATTGGGCTAAGCGAAAAAAATTAGGGTTTCCGGTACCGATCCGCCATTGGATGAGAGAAGAAAAGTTCTATAAAATGATTCACTCGACTTTCCAGCAAGGGTATGTTCAAGAGTTTTTCGATCAGGAGAAACTGTTGGAGTACCTCGAACGGCATTATAACAATGGGGAAAATTATGCGCGGTATATTTGGACAATCTACAGTTTCTGCATTTGGTACGAGCAGTATTTCTTGGACGAATCAAATAGACAGGAAGCCAAGAACCAAAATAAGCACCCAGTCTTGCAAGGACAGTAA
- a CDS encoding multicopper oxidase family protein: MEVKITNDLNEPTTFHWHGLEVAGEIDGGPLDEIQPGESRIITLEADQPAATLWYHPHVHEMTAEQVYRGLSGMLLIDSSDKEELAIPNDYGVNDIPLIFQDRLFSEDKQLNYNQLMDEDGTLGDVSIVNGTINPKLTITKPIMRFRVLNGSNARNYTFSLSNDASFTQIASDGSLLDEPVEIQELTLAASERAEILIDFSKLTAEESLAIINDEGVELLPFDVKLEDATANPTEKWTTEEPFLTPEEKEMPIEKNIELFGMMDMVTINGKKFDADRIDLRQEQGVTEVWEVYNKKDMMGGMIHPFHIHGTQFKVISRDGKEVDPSEQGLKDSVLVNPGEKVKLLVTFPEKGVYVFHCHILEHEDSGMMGQIEIY, from the coding sequence GTGGAGGTTAAAATTACAAATGACTTAAACGAACCTACTACATTTCATTGGCACGGACTTGAAGTTGCTGGTGAGATAGATGGAGGACCTCTTGATGAAATCCAACCTGGAGAAAGTCGGATTATAACGCTCGAAGCAGATCAACCAGCGGCAACTTTATGGTATCATCCACACGTTCATGAAATGACCGCTGAGCAAGTATATAGAGGCTTATCTGGTATGTTGCTTATCGATAGCTCCGATAAGGAAGAACTAGCTATACCTAACGATTATGGAGTTAACGATATTCCCTTGATTTTCCAAGATCGCCTTTTTAGTGAAGACAAACAGTTGAATTACAACCAACTTATGGATGAAGATGGCACATTAGGAGACGTTTCTATCGTGAATGGCACAATCAATCCTAAATTAACGATTACAAAACCAATTATGCGTTTCCGTGTATTAAATGGATCGAATGCACGAAACTACACATTTAGTTTAAGCAATGACGCTAGCTTTACTCAAATTGCTTCTGATGGAAGTTTGCTCGATGAACCTGTAGAAATACAAGAATTAACATTAGCGGCATCAGAGCGCGCAGAAATTTTGATAGATTTTTCAAAACTAACAGCCGAAGAATCACTCGCTATCATAAACGATGAAGGCGTTGAATTATTGCCATTTGATGTGAAACTTGAAGATGCTACTGCAAATCCAACGGAAAAGTGGACGACAGAGGAGCCATTCTTAACGCCGGAAGAAAAAGAAATGCCTATTGAAAAAAACATTGAATTGTTTGGCATGATGGATATGGTAACGATTAACGGCAAAAAATTTGATGCCGATCGCATTGACTTACGCCAAGAACAAGGCGTTACTGAAGTATGGGAAGTGTACAATAAGAAGGATATGATGGGTGGTATGATTCATCCGTTTCACATTCATGGGACGCAATTTAAAGTGATTTCTCGTGACGGCAAGGAAGTAGACCCTAGCGAACAAGGCTTGAAAGATAGTGTATTAGTTAATCCAGGTGAAAAAGTGAAATTGCTCGTGACGTTTCCAGAGAAAGGTGTATATGTTTTTCACTGTCACATCTTAGAGCATGAAGATAGTGGCATGATGGGACAAATTGAAATCTATTGA
- a CDS encoding MATE family efflux transporter: MVGFVDTLFIARIGLQEVTAVGIAGAVLAIYLALFMALGVGTSSLVARKLGAGNLGGARKVAQESLRFATVVAIILSILTWFGSEFLCLYSVLKKMWSK, from the coding sequence GTGGTTGGCTTTGTCGACACATTGTTCATTGCGCGGATCGGGCTGCAGGAAGTTACAGCGGTAGGAATAGCTGGTGCTGTGCTGGCCATCTATTTGGCACTCTTTATGGCTTTAGGAGTGGGAACTTCTTCGCTTGTTGCCCGGAAATTGGGAGCCGGTAATCTTGGAGGTGCAAGGAAAGTTGCACAGGAATCGCTCAGGTTTGCCACGGTAGTAGCGATAATATTAAGTATCCTGACCTGGTTTGGTTCAGAGTTTTTATGTCTTTATTCGGTGCTGAAGAAAATGTGGTCCAAATAG
- a CDS encoding four-helix bundle copper-binding protein — protein MAHEQHQELIRALHDCAAECNHCFDACLQEDDVKMLAQCIRLDRECADICAFLEHAITRNSPFVSELAAVCATICEACAEECEKHADHHEHCRRCAEACRRCAEACRNAA, from the coding sequence ATGGCTCATGAACAACATCAGGAATTGATTCGGGCATTACATGATTGTGCAGCGGAATGTAACCATTGTTTTGACGCTTGTCTGCAGGAAGACGATGTGAAGATGCTAGCACAGTGCATTCGATTAGACCGGGAATGCGCGGACATTTGTGCATTTTTGGAACATGCCATTACTCGCAATTCACCGTTCGTTTCCGAACTGGCAGCCGTTTGCGCAACCATTTGCGAAGCTTGCGCAGAGGAATGTGAGAAGCACGCCGATCATCATGAACATTGCAGACGCTGTGCGGAAGCTTGCCGTAGATGTGCAGAAGCTTGCCGTAACGCCGCATAA
- a CDS encoding APC family permease — translation MADYKKNSISLIGAVGLGTGVMISAGIFALLGQVAQLAGSWFPLMFIVGGLVTAFSAYSYIKLSNEFPSAGGIGMFLVQAYGKGTITAAAALLMAISMVINQSLVARTFGTYTLQLFDINQSSYLVPLLGVGLLTFAFLVNISGNSFIQSFTSIASLLKIAGLAVFGIGGLSVAGFSFSSVESGGDSADPTIASYIAAVALTILAFKGFTTITNSGSEITKPKKNVGRAIMISISISLLVYLLIAWSVSSNLPLDQIIKTKDYALAEAARPAFGDYGLWFTVGIAIIATISGIIASVFAVSRMLAMLTDMKLIPHKHFGMPGDIQKHTLVYTIVLAMFLTIFFDLSRIASMGAILYLVMDMIIHWGVFKHLREKVGANSVIVLTALTLDAIILAAFIWIKMNSDLFVVGVSFIFILLIFAGERFFLKRTA, via the coding sequence ATGGCAGATTATAAAAAGAATAGTATCTCCTTAATCGGTGCTGTAGGATTAGGAACCGGGGTGATGATTAGTGCAGGAATCTTTGCCTTACTAGGACAAGTCGCGCAACTTGCAGGATCATGGTTTCCTCTGATGTTTATAGTAGGGGGGCTTGTTACAGCTTTTAGTGCCTATTCTTATATAAAGCTAAGTAATGAATTTCCATCAGCCGGTGGAATTGGAATGTTTTTAGTTCAAGCTTACGGTAAAGGAACAATTACAGCTGCAGCTGCTTTGTTAATGGCCATTTCAATGGTCATTAATCAAAGTCTGGTTGCCAGAACATTTGGTACCTACACTCTACAACTTTTTGATATCAATCAATCAAGTTATCTTGTTCCGTTATTAGGAGTGGGGTTACTGACTTTTGCATTCTTGGTAAATATTTCTGGAAATAGCTTCATACAGTCGTTTACATCTATAGCTTCACTACTCAAGATTGCAGGATTAGCTGTTTTTGGGATAGGTGGATTAAGCGTAGCGGGATTTTCGTTTTCATCTGTAGAAAGTGGGGGAGATTCAGCAGACCCCACCATAGCAAGCTATATTGCTGCGGTAGCATTGACAATTTTAGCGTTTAAAGGGTTTACTACGATTACCAATAGTGGTTCTGAAATAACAAAACCGAAGAAAAACGTTGGCAGAGCCATTATGATTTCGATTTCAATTAGTTTGCTTGTGTATTTATTAATTGCATGGTCAGTTTCAAGTAATTTACCATTGGACCAGATCATTAAAACAAAAGATTATGCACTTGCTGAAGCAGCAAGACCTGCGTTTGGTGATTACGGTCTTTGGTTTACTGTCGGAATTGCCATCATCGCAACCATTTCCGGAATAATTGCAAGTGTCTTTGCCGTATCACGAATGTTAGCGATGTTAACAGATATGAAACTGATTCCTCATAAACACTTCGGTATGCCTGGTGATATACAAAAACATACCTTGGTTTATACAATCGTATTAGCTATGTTTCTAACCATCTTTTTTGATCTGAGTAGAATTGCTTCAATGGGTGCTATTTTATATTTGGTAATGGACATGATCATTCATTGGGGAGTGTTCAAGCATTTGAGAGAAAAAGTGGGAGCCAATTCAGTGATCGTATTGACCGCTTTGACACTAGATGCCATCATACTCGCTGCATTCATTTGGATTAAAATGAATTCCGACTTATTTGTGGTCGGTGTCTCCTTTATATTCATCCTGCTAATCTTTGCAGGAGAGCGTTTCTTTTTAAAACGTACAGCATAA
- a CDS encoding sensor histidine kinase, translating into MHNVRDWMFRAIAATVLIAIGYTFFIVWYLSRPLVKMEKATREIAKGNLTTRVEVNSQDELGSLGSAINDLSVELNNYRKTRSEFLANISHELRTPTSYLIGYANLIKQGKYETPEELGRYASVIEGEASRLAKLIQELFALSKMEEGEYTLQIQEVDMEDFIQSLHAKMKLKAAEKGLAANVQLNGNDHAFFTDGMKLEQILLNLLENAINYTEQGWVNLQVEMKEEHIEFIVEDTGAGIPKSDQSLIFDRFYRVDKSRSRATGGTGLGLAIASELAKQISGAIQMESEENKGTRFIVTLPYSIENQDM; encoded by the coding sequence ATGCACAACGTACGAGACTGGATGTTTCGGGCAATCGCAGCGACTGTCCTGATCGCCATAGGTTATACATTTTTCATTGTTTGGTATTTATCCAGGCCATTGGTCAAAATGGAGAAAGCGACACGCGAAATTGCAAAAGGCAATTTAACTACACGTGTGGAAGTGAACAGCCAAGATGAACTTGGCTCTTTGGGCAGTGCCATCAACGATTTGAGTGTGGAGCTGAATAATTACCGGAAAACCCGAAGTGAATTTTTAGCGAATATTTCTCACGAATTGAGAACCCCGACTTCCTATCTGATTGGCTATGCAAACCTTATTAAACAAGGAAAGTACGAAACACCCGAAGAGCTGGGCCGTTATGCATCGGTCATTGAAGGGGAAGCATCAAGACTTGCGAAATTGATCCAGGAGTTATTCGCTTTATCAAAAATGGAAGAAGGGGAATACACGCTTCAAATCCAAGAAGTGGACATGGAAGATTTTATCCAATCCTTGCATGCGAAAATGAAACTGAAAGCTGCCGAAAAAGGTTTGGCTGCAAATGTACAGTTAAATGGGAACGACCATGCATTCTTTACGGATGGCATGAAGCTCGAACAGATTTTGTTGAATCTGCTGGAGAACGCAATCAATTATACAGAACAGGGATGGGTCAACCTGCAAGTCGAGATGAAGGAGGAACATATTGAATTCATTGTCGAAGATACGGGGGCAGGAATACCGAAAAGTGATCAGTCTCTAATATTCGACCGGTTTTACCGCGTGGACAAATCTCGATCCCGTGCGACCGGCGGGACTGGGCTTGGCCTGGCTATAGCCTCTGAACTGGCCAAACAAATTTCAGGTGCCATTCAAATGGAAAGTGAAGAAAACAAAGGAACAAGGTTTATTGTGACGCTTCCATACAGCATCGAAAATCAGGATATGTAG
- a CDS encoding GNAT family N-acetyltransferase: protein MKLEIFQPTIEQKHVLQNLMELYQYDFSEFESEDVDENGLFGYKYLDYYWTIPTHFPFLIKVDGNLAGFALVREIASEDSSCSSYLKICEFFIMKKYRKEGIGKQAAFQLFDLFQGVWEVAELETNLPAQKFWRKTISEYTNNEYVEIKRDHWPGPIQRFVSAKYLPLQSLTLLL from the coding sequence ATGAAACTTGAAATCTTTCAGCCGACTATCGAACAAAAGCATGTATTGCAAAACTTGATGGAACTGTATCAATACGACTTCTCCGAGTTCGAATCCGAAGATGTGGATGAAAACGGTTTGTTTGGCTACAAGTACCTGGATTACTATTGGACAATTCCTACGCATTTCCCGTTCCTAATCAAGGTGGATGGAAACCTTGCCGGATTTGCATTGGTGCGCGAGATAGCGTCTGAGGATTCAAGTTGTTCTTCCTATTTAAAGATATGCGAATTTTTCATCATGAAAAAATACCGGAAGGAAGGTATCGGCAAGCAAGCCGCATTTCAACTTTTTGACCTGTTTCAAGGGGTCTGGGAAGTGGCTGAGCTCGAAACCAACCTTCCCGCACAGAAGTTTTGGCGAAAAACCATATCTGAATATACAAATAACGAGTACGTGGAAATCAAACGCGATCATTGGCCTGGGCCAATTCAGCGGTTTGTTTCAGCGAAATATTTGCCTCTTCAATCACTAACTCTTTTACTATAA
- the copZ gene encoding copper chaperone CopZ: protein MIETLKVQGMSCGHCANSVETGVGELEGISSVTVDLKKGEVAVDYDTAKTSLNEIQKAIEEQGYDVV, encoded by the coding sequence ATGATTGAAACATTAAAAGTACAAGGTATGTCCTGCGGCCACTGTGCAAACTCGGTTGAAACAGGCGTCGGTGAACTCGAAGGGATTTCATCTGTGACAGTTGATCTTAAAAAAGGCGAAGTGGCAGTAGACTATGATACTGCCAAGACATCATTAAACGAAATTCAGAAAGCGATTGAAGAACAAGGGTATGACGTCGTATAA
- a CDS encoding heavy metal translocating P-type ATPase, protein MAKNDKDHHHHQDEQVDHSKMDHSKHVGHSYHEDQVKEGIQDDSNPAKIHDDHAHHNHGGHDHSDHGHHHHGNFKEIFLKSLPLGIVVLLLSPMMDVRLPFQFTFPYSDIVVAVLATILLVYGGKPFYQGAIAEFKEKAPGMMALISLGISVSYLYSIYAVLARYVTGDHIMDFFFEFASLLLIMLLGHWIEMKAVGEAGDAQKSLAELVPKDAHVVLENDSIETRPVNELKVGDLVRVQAGENVPADGIIKRGTSRINEALLTGESKPIEKGAGDKVIGGSTNGAGILYLEVQETGDQSFISQVQTLISQAQDQPSRAENLAQKVAGWLFYIAIATAFLAFVVWLYIADIQTAVLFTVTTLVIACPHALGLAIPLVIARSTSLGASRGLLVKDREALELATKADVMILDKTGTLTTGEFKVLNMETLDGQHTEAEIAALMAGIEGGSSHPIAQSIVQYAEKQGIQPVHFDSIDVVSGAGIEGNANGRKYELISQKALGRDVAVDVPKGATLSILVEDGNPIGTVALGDELKETSRTLIQALKHYNIKPIMATGDNETAAQGVAEELGIEYRANQLPQDKYDLVESLKNNGQTVIMVGDGVNDAPSLAIADVGIAVGAGTQVAIDSADVILTQSDPGDIESFIELANKTTSKMKQNLVWGAGYNFIAIPIAAGVLASIGITLAPAAGAVLMSVSTVIVAINAMTLKLRNRAV, encoded by the coding sequence ATGGCTAAAAATGATAAAGACCATCACCACCATCAAGACGAACAGGTAGATCACAGTAAAATGGATCATTCCAAACATGTTGGGCATTCGTACCATGAAGACCAAGTGAAAGAAGGCATTCAAGACGACAGCAATCCTGCCAAAATTCATGATGATCATGCCCATCACAATCATGGTGGCCACGATCATAGTGACCATGGACATCACCATCATGGGAATTTCAAAGAAATTTTCCTGAAGTCGCTGCCCTTGGGCATTGTCGTTCTATTATTGTCGCCGATGATGGACGTTCGGCTTCCTTTCCAATTTACTTTTCCATACTCGGATATTGTGGTCGCTGTATTAGCAACTATCTTATTGGTTTATGGCGGAAAACCCTTCTATCAAGGTGCAATCGCTGAATTTAAGGAAAAAGCACCGGGCATGATGGCCCTTATTTCATTAGGGATATCCGTTTCCTATTTGTACAGCATTTACGCCGTGCTGGCACGCTACGTAACCGGCGATCACATCATGGATTTCTTCTTTGAATTCGCGTCCTTGCTGTTGATCATGCTCCTTGGACACTGGATCGAAATGAAGGCTGTCGGAGAAGCAGGAGACGCGCAAAAATCGCTCGCCGAATTGGTGCCGAAAGATGCACATGTGGTATTGGAAAATGATTCGATCGAGACGCGTCCCGTAAATGAGCTGAAAGTCGGAGACCTTGTACGGGTTCAGGCCGGAGAAAACGTCCCTGCCGATGGCATCATCAAAAGAGGCACCTCGCGGATCAATGAAGCTTTGCTGACGGGGGAATCTAAACCCATTGAAAAAGGAGCCGGAGACAAAGTGATCGGCGGTTCCACGAACGGTGCAGGCATCTTATATCTTGAAGTACAGGAAACCGGCGACCAATCGTTCATTTCCCAAGTACAAACCCTGATAAGCCAGGCGCAGGATCAACCTTCAAGAGCTGAAAATCTGGCTCAAAAAGTAGCCGGCTGGCTGTTTTATATCGCCATTGCGACGGCTTTCCTCGCTTTTGTCGTTTGGCTGTACATTGCTGACATTCAAACCGCTGTTCTTTTTACGGTTACGACATTAGTCATTGCATGTCCACACGCTCTCGGCCTTGCCATTCCGCTGGTTATTGCACGAAGCACCAGTTTAGGTGCAAGCCGCGGGCTGTTGGTGAAAGACCGCGAAGCATTGGAGCTGGCAACTAAGGCTGATGTAATGATACTGGATAAAACGGGTACATTGACTACTGGCGAATTTAAAGTTTTGAACATGGAAACACTGGATGGTCAACATACCGAAGCCGAAATCGCGGCGTTAATGGCAGGGATTGAAGGCGGGTCCAGCCACCCAATCGCCCAGTCAATCGTCCAATACGCTGAGAAACAAGGGATTCAGCCTGTCCACTTTGATTCGATTGATGTTGTGTCGGGTGCGGGTATAGAAGGAAACGCCAATGGCCGCAAATACGAATTGATCAGCCAAAAGGCACTTGGAAGAGATGTAGCGGTGGATGTTCCCAAAGGGGCAACATTAAGTATACTAGTTGAGGACGGGAATCCGATCGGTACGGTCGCATTAGGCGATGAATTGAAAGAAACGAGCAGAACGCTGATACAGGCATTGAAGCATTACAATATAAAACCGATTATGGCTACAGGTGACAATGAAACGGCTGCCCAAGGAGTAGCAGAGGAACTGGGCATTGAATACAGAGCCAATCAATTACCGCAAGATAAATATGATTTAGTGGAATCACTGAAAAATAATGGACAAACGGTTATCATGGTCGGCGATGGCGTCAACGATGCACCATCCCTTGCAATAGCAGACGTTGGGATAGCAGTCGGTGCCGGAACTCAAGTCGCCATCGATTCCGCTGATGTGATTTTGACTCAGTCGGATCCAGGCGATATTGAATCCTTTATCGAATTGGCCAATAAAACAACCAGTAAAATGAAACAGAACCTCGTGTGGGGAGCCGGTTATAACTTTATTGCCATTCCCATAGCGGCGGGTGTTCTAGCCTCCATTGGGATTACGTTGGCTCCTGCCGCAGGAGCAGTTCTGATGTCCGTGTCCACGGTTATCGTGGCTATCAATGCGATGACATTGAAACTAAGAAATAGAGCTGTTTAA